In Saccharomyces eubayanus strain FM1318 chromosome XIII, whole genome shotgun sequence, one DNA window encodes the following:
- the AIM33 gene encoding cytochrome-b5 reductase yields MSLIETCVSFALANPLYWFCTGLLLNCVITPLYLWKTQDSRIVGLSLLHFAVLYAIAFITVRTERSLYKDKWVALPLVKKARISRNTSLYCFKLKYPFETLHIPMGYHLAARVTINGERLVRYYTPVNVPNTEGLLELVVKTYKHGVVSKYFDKLKIGQYVEFKGPLGELEYDQDSATELGIIAGGSGITPVLQVLQEIIPSPEDLTHISLIYANETEDDILLKSQLDHMAKEYPHFKVHYVVHKPNGLWNGDIGYVTLEEMKRYLPKQAEDHRLLICGPPKMNEMVLSYAKELGWSNGFHKGNGSDKVFVF; encoded by the coding sequence ATGTCATTAATAGAAACATGTGTATCGTTCGCTTTGGCAAACCCGCTTTATTGGTTTTGCACTGGACTGCTGCTGAACTGTGTGATCACACCATTAtatctttggaaaacacAAGATAGCCGAATCGTAGGCCTATCTTTACTTCATTTTGCAGTGCTTTATGCTATAGCGTTTATAACCGTCCGCACAGAAAGATCCCTTTATAAGGATAAATGGGTAGCGCTTCCCTTGGTTAAGAAAGCCCGTATTTCTCGTAATACTAGTTTGTACTGCTTCAAACTAAAATATCCTTTTGAAACGTTGCATATTCCTATGGGATACCATTTGGCAGCAAGGGTAACAATTAATGGTGAACGATTAGTAAGATACTACACCCCAGTAAATGTCCCTAATACGGAAGGTTTACTAGAGTTAGTAGTAAAGACATACAAACACGGTGTCGtttccaaatattttgacaaattgaaaatcgGCCAGTATGTAGAATTCAAGGGGCCTTTAGGTGAACTGGAATATGATCAAGATTCTGCGACAGAATTAGGAATCATCGCAGGAGGGTCTGGTATCACTCCCGTATTACAAGTTTTACAAGAAATTATTCCATCGCCAGAAGATCTAACGcatatttctttgatatacGCAAATGAGACAGAGGACGAcattcttttgaaatcaCAACTAGACCACATGGCTAAAGAATACCCACATTTCAAAGTTCATTATGTGGTTCATAAGCCGAACGGCCTATGGAATGGTGATATCGGGTACGTGACTttagaagaaatgaaaagataTTTACCCAAACAAGCAGAGGATCACCGTTTATTGATTTGCGGACCACCAAAGATGAATGAAATGGTTTTGAGCTACGCAAAGGAGTTGGGCTGGAGTAACGGATTTCACAAAGGCAACGGCAGTGACAAAGTTTTTGTCTTTTAA
- the TUB1 gene encoding alpha-tubulin TUB1 has translation MVDNEAIYDMCKRNLDIPRPSFSNLNNLIAQVVSSVTASLRFDGSLNVDLNEFQTNLVPYPRIHFPLVSYSPVLTKSKAFHESNSVSEITNACFEPGNQMVKCDPRDGKYMATCLLYRGDVVTRDVQRAVEQVKNKKTVQLVDWCPTGFKIGICYEPPTATPNSQLASVDRAVCMLSNTTSIAEAWKRIDRKFDLMYAKRAFVHWYVGEGMEEGEFTEAREDLAALERDYIEVGADSYAEEEEF, from the coding sequence ATGGTCGATAACGAAGCCATCTATGATATGTGCAAAAGAAACTTGGATATTCCAAGGccaagtttttcaaacttgaaTAACTTGATTGCTCAAGTGGTCTCATCTGTGACAGCGTCTTTAAGATTTGACGGTTCACTAAATGTGGATTTGAATGAATTCCAAACCAACTTGGTTCCATATCCAAGAATTCATTTCCCCCTAGTTTCATATTCTCCAGTCTTAACCAAGTCAAAGGCATTCCACGAATCCAATTCCGTCTCAGAGATTACAAACGCTTGTTTCGAACCCGGTAACCAAATGGTCAAATGTGATCCTAGAGATGGTAAATATATGGCCACCTGTCTATTATACAGAGGTGACGTGGTAACAAGAGATGTCCAAAGAGCTGTCGAACAGGtgaaaaacaagaagactGTTCAACTAGTCGATTGGTGTCCAACTGGTTTCAAGATCGGTATTTGCTACGAACCTCCAACTGCTACGCCAAACTCCCAATTGGCTTCTGTGGATAGAGCCGTATGTATGCTATCAAACACTACATCCATTGCTGAGGCTTGGAAAAGAATCGACAGAAAGTTCGACTTGATGTATGCTAAGCGTGCCTTCGTCCACTGGTACGTCGGTGAAGGTATGGAGGAAGGTGAATTCACCGAAGCTAGAGAAGACTTGGCTGCTTTAGAAAGAGATTATATCGAAGTGGGTGCTGACTCCTATgccgaagaagaagaattctAG
- the ALO1 gene encoding D-arabinono-1,4-lactone oxidase, translating into MSAIPFKRNYVFKNWAGIYSAKPERYFQPTSIDEVVELVKNARLAEKTLVTVGSGHSPSNMCVTDEWLVNLDKLNTVQKFVEYPDLHYADVTVDAGMRLYQLNEFLGAKGYSIQNLGSISEQSVAGIISTGSHGSSPYHGLISSQFVNLTIVNGKGEVKFLDSENDSEVFKAALLSVGKIGIIVSATVRVIPGFNIKSTQEVITFEDLLKQWDTLWTSSEFIRVWWYPYTRKCVLWRGNKTESAQNGPAKSWWGTKLGRFFYETLLWISTKVYAPLTPFVEKFVFNRQYGKLEKSSTGDVNVTDSISGFNMDCLFSQFVDEWGCPMDNGLEVLRSLDHSIAQAAISKEFYVHVPMEVRCSNTTLPSEPLNTSKRTNTSPGAVYGNVCRPFLDNTPSHCRYAPLDNVTNSQLTLYINATIYRPFGCNTPIHKWFTLFENTMMVAGGKPHWAKNFLGSTTLAAGPVKKDADYDDFEMRGMAMKVEEWYGEDLKKFRKIRKDQDPDNVFLANKEWAIINGIIDPSELSN; encoded by the coding sequence ATGTCTGCTATCCCGTTTAAAAGGAACTATGTGTTCAAGAATTGGGCCGGTATTTACTCTGCAAAACCGGAACGTTATTTTCAACCGACTTCCATCGATGAAGTTGTCGAGCTGGTGAAAAATGCCAGGCTAGCTGAAAAAACATTAGTCACTGTTGGTTCAGGACATTCCCCTAGCAACATGTGTGTTACCGATGAATGGCTTGTTAATTTGGACAAATTGAACACGGTGCAGAAGTTTGTGGAATACCCTGACCTGCACTATGCCGATGTTACTGTAGATGCTGGTATGAGGCTTTATCAATTGAATGAGTTTCTTGGTGCGAAGGGTTACTCCATCCAGAACTTGGGCTCTATCTCAGAGCAAAGTGTAGCTGGTATAATATCCACTGGTAGTCATGGCTCTTCGCCCTACCATGGTTTGATATCATCTCAGTTTGTTAATTTGACTATCGTTAATGGTAAAGGTGAAGTGAAGTTTTTGGATTCCGAGAACGATTCAGAGGTCTTCAAAGCCGCTTTGCTTTCAGTCGGTAAAATTGGTATTATTGTCTCCGCTACTGTAAGAGTTATTCCTGGTTTCAATATTAAGTCTACTCAAGAAGTGATTACTTTTGAagatcttttgaaacaatGGGATACTTTATGGACCTCATCTGAATTTATTAGAGTTTGGTGGTATCCTTATACTAGAAAATGTGTTTTATGGAGAGGGAACAAAACTGAAAGTGCCCAAAACGGGCCCGCCAAATCTTGGTGGGGCACTAAACTTGGCAGATTTTTCTACGAAACCCTATTATGGATCTCCACTAAGGTTTATGCACCATTAACCCCTTTCGTGGAAAAATTCGTTTTTAATAGGCAATACGgtaaattggaaaagagTTCTACTGGAGATGTCAACGTAACAGATTCTATCAGCGGATTTAATATGGattgtttattttcacAATTTGTGGATGAGTGGGGGTGCCCTATGGATAATGGTTTAGAAGTACTACGTTCATTGGACCATTCTATCGCCCAAGCTGCCATTAGCAAAGAGTTTTATGTTCATGTCCCCATGGAAGTTCGTTGCTCAAATACCACGCTACCTTCCGAACCCCTAAATACATCCAAGAGAACAAATACCAGTCCCGGTGCAGTCTACGGTAATGTTTGCCGTCCATTCTTAGACAACACTCCATCTCATTGTAGATATGCTCCATTGGACAATGTCACCAATAGTCAGTTGACATTGTATATAAATGCTACCATTTATAGGCCTTTTGGCTGCAACACCCCAATCCATAAATGGTTCACCCTTTTCGAAAACACTATGATGGTAGCTGGCGGTAAGCCACATTGGGCTAAGAACTTCCTAGGTTCAACCACTCTAGCTGCTGGTCCAGTGAAAAAGGATGCTGACTACGACGATTTCGAAATGAGAGGAATGGCAATGAAGGTCGAAGAGTGGTATGGCGAGGATCTAAAGaaattcagaaaaataagaaaagaccAAGATCCTGATAACGTATTCTTGGCAAACAAAGAATGGGCTATCATAAACGGTATCATAGATCCTAGTGAGCTTTCCAACTAG
- the UFO1 gene encoding SCF ubiquitin ligase complex subunit UFO1 — translation MKQSGLVLQDLPPEILINIFSHLDEKDLFTLQEISTHFQQLIRDEELWKNLFKSRIYTTHFPTFSQSTKFSVEYIERTRGLHNWKHNKAIRTKYTITPTRNWDQPSIERIVFDYPRVAAYNDGIITILQLQNHKRQKKFKKLIYIPCTTPQGCSTMDFNINAAVFGRFDGRVFGKLLSNKSYLTPVMEFIGRHSSGVTAICNSESWDTSREDWCVSGSENGEIIWWCENKLVKMWKVCTRVIWKLAFFKDWTLIMDDEKLYVIYQMRELHSIDIPRDADDQPVSVRFFKMDFGSMTLVLADLNNVYTISVNPNGNFGNLRKLAIPEQICAIEIDEKTSQREQNWQFAGDDGCYISLLTTANTIYIINIRDLSTTGLKAQCRINFDEQVYVSQVTNLIVVVALPNTLQIMNVMTGELIKSVLKTDKFPEFLKVSQDKIVMGSGNVLNYLLFVSSDSKKKHHSSKSKNAISNKWNETLNTELQYYDEAEDLRRQRQSEISRLIHAYGGDLEPLGDTEEENDIQLRIALLESQEAQARIDAETGPQIEDDEDEQLQRALEESQRLHETQMDNLADLSITSSQGDDDAEDDEEFLRAIEQSRLEDERRRQVRNSNTSRRNGPLMDETSTTNSGSSGEVFAGNTTGGVGVGDNDDDDLRLAIALSLSEIN, via the coding sequence ATGAAGCAGTCTGGCTTGGTTTTGCAGGACCTTCCACctgaaattttgataaacattttttctCACTTGGACGAAAAGGATTTATTCACACTACAAGAAATCTCTACACATTTCCAGCAACTAATTCGCGATGAAGAACTGTGGAAAAACTTGTTCAAGTCTAGAATTTATACTACACATTTCCCTACGTTTTCCCAGTCCACCAAATTTAGTGTAGAATACATCGAAAGAACTCGTGGTCTTCATAATTGGAAACATAACAAAGCCATAAGAACTAAATATACCATAACTCCGACTCGTAACTGGGACCAGCCTAGCATAGAACGTATAGTATTCGATTACCCACGAGTTGCTGCTTACAACGATGGTATAATTACCATCTTGCAATTACAAAACCACAAGAGACAGAAGAAGTTTAAAAAGCTAATTTATATTCCATGTACGACTCCACAGGGATGCTCCACCATGGACTTTAACATCAATGCCGCTGTTTTTGGCAGGTTTGATGGTAGAGTGTTTGGGAAACTGCTAAGTAACAAATCATACTTGACGCCTGTGATGGAATTTATTGGAAGACATAGTTCAGGTGTCACTGCCATTTGTAATTCAGAGTCCTGGGATACGTCGAGAGAAGACTGGTGTGTGAGTGGTTCTGAAAATGGTGAAATTATTTGGTGGTGTGAAAACAAACTTGTTAAGATGTGGAAGGTTTGCACTAGGgtgatttggaaattggccttttttaaagattgGACCTTGATCatggatgatgaaaaactttACGTCATCTATCAAATGCGTGAACTACACAGCATAGACATTCCAAGGGACGCGGACGATCAACCGGTAAGTGTACgattcttcaaaatggaTTTTGGTTCCATGACCTTGGTATTGGCTGATCTGAATAATGTTTATACAATATCGGTCAACCCGAATGGTAATTTTGGTaatttgagaaaattaGCCATTCCAGAACAAATATGTGCCATAGAGATAGATGAAAAGACCTCGCAAAGAGAACAGAACTGGCAATTTGCCGGTGACGACGGCTGCTACATCAGTCTTTTGACTACTGCGAATACCATTTACATTATCAATATAAGAGATCTTTCAACGACGGGTTTGAAAGCCCAATGCAGAATCAACTTTGACGAACAAGTTTATGTTTCGCAAGTGACCAACTTAATTGTTGTCGTGGCACTACCAAACactcttcaaataatgaaCGTGATGACCGGTGAACTGATTAAGTCCGTTTTGAAGACCGACAAATTTCctgagtttttgaaagtttcGCAAGATAAAATCGTTATGGGGAGCGGTAATGTGTTgaattatttattatttgtttcaagcgattcaaagaaaaaacatcatTCCAGTAAGAGTAAAAATGCAATAAGTAATAAATGGAATGAAACCTTGAACACCGAGTTACAATATTATGACGAAGCTGAAGACCTTAGAAGGCAAAGACAATCAGAAATATCAAGATTAATCCACGCATATGGTGGAGATTTAGAACCTTTAGGTGACaccgaagaagaaaatgacaTTCAGTTAAGAATTGCGCTCCTGGAATCGCAAGAAGCACAAGCGCGAATTGACGCTGAAACTGGGCCACAGATtgaggatgatgaagatgaacaaCTACAGAGAGCTTTGGAAGAGTCCCAGAGGTTACATGAAACACAGATGGATAACTTGGCTGATCTATCCATTACTTCGAGCCAAGGAGACGACGATgctgaagatgacgaagagTTTCTTAGAGCTATTGAACAATCAAGATTGGAGGACGAAAGAAGGAGACAAGTCAGAAATAGCAATACAAGCCGACGAAATGGACCTTTAATGGATGAAACATCTACTACAAATAGCGGTTCATCCGGCGAAGTCTTCGCTGGGAACACCACTGGTGGTGTCGGCGTTGGCGAtaatgacgacgatgactTACGATTGGCTATCGCACTGTCGTTAAGCGAAATCAACTGA